The Streptomyces sp. NBC_00435 nucleotide sequence GCGTCGGCGGCAGACTCCAGGCGCTCGGTGTCCCGGAGCAGGCGCAGTTCGACTCCGCGTCCGCGCTCGTGAACTACATCCTCGGCCTCGCGGGCCAGTACGCGGCGGGCGCCCGCCTCCTGCCGCGCGGAACGGATCGAGCGGCCTTCCTCACGACCGCCGCCGACCGGTGGACGCGGCTGGACCCCGCCAAGTACCCGTTCGTGCACCAAGTGGCGACGCGACTGCCCGAGCACGACGACCGCGACCAGTTCCTCGCCGGCATCGACCTCATCCTGGCGGGCATCGCCACCCTCGGCCAGACCGCCTAGGCCCAGTGCTGTGACCGGGGCGTGTCGGTGCCGATCGGAGCCCCCGGCGTCCGGCACGGTGGGCGCGGTCGGTGGCCGTCCGGCGGGGCCGCCCCGGCGTGCGTGCTCATTGCCGTTCCAGTCGCCACCGGGAGTCCGGCGACGGCGCCGGATGCCGGGCCGCGTGCACCGCAGGCATCGCCTGAGTCCGTGCGCCCAGGCAGGATCCGGAAGGGGCGGCCCAGGTCAGTCAGCCTGATCGGGGCGCGGCGGACGGTTCGGGCCGGGAGCCCCGCGCTGCCGCGCGACGGGGGAGGAGCAGCGGGGTCGCCAGCAGGAGTACGCCGGCCAGGCCGATGGCCGTGCGAGGGCCGAGCAGTGCACCCAGAACGCCCCAGGCGGCCGTCAGGAGCGCGGTCGAGGCCTTGGTCGTCACCGCCCAGGCGGACAGGGTGCGGGCGACCCGGCCGGTCGGGGTCCGCTGGAGCCGGTAGGTGGCCTGGACGGGGTTGAAGACCCCGCAGCAGAGGATGAGCCCGAACTCGACGCCCATCACCAGGAGCAGGCCGCCGGTCCCCGGGCCCAGGAAGGCCAGGCCGACGGGCCAGACCGCGCGCAGCGCCCCGGCCAGCACCAGGACCTGGTGCTGCCCGAAGCGGGTGACGAGCGGCCGGGCCAGCCGCGAGCCGAGCAGCCCGCCGATCGACGGCGCGGCGAAGGCGAGCCCGTACTGCCAGGGTGCGAAGCCGAACCGGCCGAGCATCAGGACGGTCAGCAGTGGCTGGGTGGCCATCACCAGGCCGTTGAACAGGGCGGTGTTGAAGAACAGCGGGCGCAGCGTCGCGTCGGAGAGGATGTGGCGCCACCCGTCGAGCAGGTCCCCGGCGCGCATGCGCCGTGCGGCCCCCGGGCGTTCGGGGCGCGGCTCGCCCCGGCCCGTCGCGCGGACGGCCAGGGCCGAGAGCAGGTAGCTGACGCCGTCGGCCACCACCGTCGCCACCGGGCCGAGGAGCCCGATCGCGGCGCCGCCCAGCGGCGGTCCGACGATCGTGGCGGTCCAGGCCGTGGACTCGAACCGGGCGTTGGCGACGAGCAGGTCCTCGGCCGGCAGCAGCGCCTTCAGGTACGCGCCGGAGGCGGCGCGGAAGGTGATGTCGGCCGCCGCGACGACGACCGAGACCAGCAGGAGCTGGAGGAAGGTCAGCGCGCCGAGCACGAACGCGGCGGGGATCGTCAGCAGCGCCGCGAACCGCAGCAGATCCGTCGCGATCAATACCTGCCGTTTGCGACGGAACTCCACCCACGGTCCGAGCGGCACCGCCACGGCCGCGCCCACGGCAGCACCGACGGAGGAGAGCGCGGCGACCTCGGCCGGTCCGGCATGCAGCACTTGGATGGCGATCAGCGGGAACGCGCCGAAGGCGAGCCACGTGCCGAGCGCGCTGGTGCCGTACGCCCCCCAGAGCCATCCGAACCGCCGTCCGAGCCGGTGCCCGCTACCCATGGCCGCCCCCGGACCCTCACTCGTACAACCGAACCGCGATCGGCACCATCAAAGCGGCCGCCACGGGCCGGGATCAAACGCCGGAAGACCACTCAGCCACAACCAGTGGTTGTGGTCCTAGCATGGAGGCATGGACCTCGAAACCGTCCGCACCTTCGTCGCCGCCGCCGACGCGGGCCAGTTCCAGGAGGCCGCCGCCGAGC carries:
- a CDS encoding MFS transporter: MGSGHRLGRRFGWLWGAYGTSALGTWLAFGAFPLIAIQVLHAGPAEVAALSSVGAAVGAAVAVPLGPWVEFRRKRQVLIATDLLRFAALLTIPAAFVLGALTFLQLLLVSVVVAAADITFRAASGAYLKALLPAEDLLVANARFESTAWTATIVGPPLGGAAIGLLGPVATVVADGVSYLLSALAVRATGRGEPRPERPGAARRMRAGDLLDGWRHILSDATLRPLFFNTALFNGLVMATQPLLTVLMLGRFGFAPWQYGLAFAAPSIGGLLGSRLARPLVTRFGQHQVLVLAGALRAVWPVGLAFLGPGTGGLLLVMGVEFGLILCCGVFNPVQATYRLQRTPTGRVARTLSAWAVTTKASTALLTAAWGVLGALLGPRTAIGLAGVLLLATPLLLPRRAAARGSRPEPSAAPRSG